From Pseudodesulfovibrio nedwellii:
TGAGGCAAAAAAAAGGAGGCAAAAAACGCCTTCTTCGTTGTGATCCTGATCTCGAACCCAAGAGCCTGTACGCGGCTCCACAGCCCGACAGGATTGTCTGTGACACAGAATCGATCGGGCTACGCTCCGCCACGCTGAACAGGCTCTAAGGCCCGCTATCAACTGTTCGTCGCTATAAGAACTTTTTCGTTGTAGGTGCCCACCTTTGATTCAGGTTCTTCGATAACCATAAAGGGCCTTGGGGTGTATAACACCCCAACACAGCTCTCCCTCCGAAGACGCACATTTCTTCCTCCCAAACGAAAACGGAACCCAGCCCTTGATCGGCGGCTTAGAAGCTGACCAATCGAAGGAGGCGGCTCTTGTAAGGGAATCTGATGATTTTATCTTAAACTGATAAATGAGGGGGGGGGGAGAAAGGACTTATGCTTTTGACAGGATGGAACCGACTCGATTGGATCAGATTCTTGCCGCCGATCATGGGGGCGGCCAAGCTCGTGAGCCGAGTTTTTTGGTTCTTTTTGGGGCGGCTCAGCCAAAAAGATCCGCCGCCCGCGCAGGGCATGGAAAGCCTTGGGTGCTTCAGCACCCAACAATGACTCTCGCTAAAGCCGCATATTCCAATAAAAAAGGCCGCTTCAAGCGGCCATCCTTATTTCTTTTTTTCCCTCGCAAAGACTCAAGCACCTACTCCTTCAAACTCGCTGTCGAAGCGCCCCCGCATTCAACCGCCCTTCAATATACTGAGCAAGCGCGGCCACCGCCAAATCCGAAGTACGGAACGTACACAACCCAACTCCCTTGAGACGATCTTCAAGCGCATCATACTGCCGCCCGCCATCAACAACACCGATAACCGGCGTATCAAGCGTCGGCAAAAGCTCTGCCAATAAAGCAGCAATGGATCGTTCATCATCCATGGTCAGCGGAGTATCAGGATCAGCCAAAGTCCGCATGACTGGCGACATCGGGTCCAACCCCGCCACCACGGCATCAACATTCGGTCCTTCAGCCAAAATACGTATGGCATCAGCATGAACCTGATCATTGGAACCGGGCGTAATATCAAGCGGATTAGTCACTGTAACCAACGAATCAAGTCGATTTTTCACGAAAAGTTCATTCAAAGCCGCTTGGGTCTTTTTTGAAAGCGGGGCTAACTCCATACGATAGTCGTCCGACTGAATGGAATCAGCCATACCAACGGCCTCGAAACCAGCGCCAGACATAGCGGCCAGCCGATTACCACGAATGACCTTGTCGTGAAGTCGTTCCGCCAACATAAACAGGTTCTCAAATTGAGTGAAAGATTGGGCGACAATAGCCCCGGCCTGACGCACACAGGATTCACAGACGGGATAATCACCTGCCAATGATGCCGTATGTCCACTGGTTGCGGATTTTCCCTCAGGGGTACGTCCCGCCTTGTAAAAGACAACGTCCTTTCCTGCCAATACAGCTCGACGAACTGACCGACAAAACGCCAGTCCGTCCATGTCGTTAAAACCTTCGGCATAAACCGCGATTACATCCACGGCATCCGAGTCTGCAAAGTGGGCTACCATGTCGCCAAGTGTCAAATCTGTCTGGTTCCCCATGGAAATCATATATGACGGGTTGAGCTCAGGACATTGAGACAACCGAGTCAGCATAAATGCACCCGACTGGGAAATAAACGCAGCCCTATGCGGAGACCCTTTCAATTCAGGCAGCTTTTCTTCCGGGATGAACCATGTATCATAGTTGCCGGGACGCGATACCACGCCCATGCAATTGCCACCGAGAAAAACGGGACCGGTTCCCTGAGCATGGGCCGCGTTGATCTTTGCTATCACTTCGGCGGCACGTTCCTTGCTTTCTTCGGTTTCACCCATGCCACCGGGAATCAGCATCACACCATTGGCGACATCCAGCTCCACAAGTTCATCGACCAATGCCGGAACCTGTTGCGCACTCACAGCCACCACAAACAAATCAAGCTTACGATCAAGGGACGCAAGATCAGACACGCAAACTACGCCGTCGATTGCATCGACGCCCGGACGAATGATCCGCACATCATTCTTTGCAAATCCGGCTTCAAGCACATTGTTAAGAATGATCCGTCCAAAATTCATACGAGAGGCAGAGACACCAATGATGCCGATGGTCTTCGGATGCAACAACGAAGCGATCTTGTCCACAGGCCTCGGCGCAGGTACTGAGCCGGGGCGAGAAAACCGACACATACCGTCCAATGGCACCATGAGATAATCCGCGTAGGCAAACGGATTAATTTCCAACTCCTCAATATGAAACGGTGCGTCTGGATTTTGCGGCGAGTAGTGGTTGGCCATATCAATAAATGAAGAAAAGCACTCGACAAGCTGCTCATCGGTGACAATACGCCGCTGGCCACGCGTCAACCCAGCCAATTTTTTGTAGGACAAGGTCTTCTTGAACAATTGAAAAAACTGCTCACCGTTGGTCATGGCCGTAGAACACAAGGTGACAGCCTGTCCTTTCCTGAATCGCTCGGCATATATTTCAGTATCAGTCCCGCCAAGACCCGCCCCTAAAACAGCACCAAACTCTCTCGTCTTTCGAATCCCGACAATAAGCTCATTGCCAAATTCCTTGGAATCCGGCTCCATGAACTGGACCATAAGTACGCCGCGCACATCACGGGCAACGGCCTGTATCAACGACTCACCTTCAAGCCCTTGGTAGTGATCCGGGGCTGTTGAAGACTGGCGTTCAAGAAAAGCCACATAATTTTCAGGGACTTCATACAGCATACGACGCCAAGCAGAACGGATGGCATCCGGAGAATTTTCCACGACACGCACGCCACCGACTTCAGTCTTGTGTACTATAGTGGGTGAAACAATCTTGAGCACCACCTTGTCACCGGTCAGACTCGATAGGGTCGCGTCATCAGGCCGAGCGCCCCGCTCCAAGAGCACACACTTAGGCGGTGTTTCAGCGCCAGATTCCTTAAGCAAATCATAGACTTCGTACTCGAAAAGACTATCCCGCCCTTCGGCGTGAGCCTCTTCAAACAACGCATTAATGGCGTCATAATTAACCGCCACCTGCACGGACCCAAATGCAAAATGAGAATCTGCCACTCCATAACTCCCTGAACTTATCTATAAAAAACGAGGATTTCTCCTCGTAAAAAACCTTGCCGACCCTATTCCGACTCAATCCCTGCATACCGTTGAACAATCACGTCATATGCACCGTTTTTATGCAACGACCTCAATCCGCGATTAAAGGCATCACAAAGTTCGCGATCCTTAAAAGAAAGGTTGCGTGGAGATGGTGGAAATATCGAGAAAAATTGGACATCCTGCTTTATATCAATATCTTCTGACGCAGAACCACTGAGCAATTTTTTGCGCCAGTAAAGAAATATTCGTTTATCCGAAACCACGACCTGTACTCTCCCGGAATATAACATACGAACCTGAAGCGATTGATCGGCCAATTCTTTATACTGTAAATTTTCGGTAGCCATGGCAGCATATTCAGAACCGAGGTACTTGACCGCATTATTAAAACTCAAAACCACTTTATCTTTAAGATCGTTAATGGATTGAAGGTTAAACCCTGAGCGTTTCATAGCCACTGCGTAATTCTGATAGACAAGGGTCACATCCGAATCAAAAGATTCCAAACCGGACTCGTAAGACATATCATACGTAGCATTCGTCGCCACGCAATCAACCATGCTGTCCGCAAAGGCAACCGGCAATCGCAACTTCGGTAAATACATGAATTGTGTATTCATACCGACCGCTGCAAACGACTCACGAATAATATCAACCTCCAGCCCTGCATGCTCCTCTTTGATCACATAAGGAGGCAATGAAAACCCGATACCAACCGTAACATCACGAGCGTGTGCGATTCCGACCATTACACTGGCCGCGACAAACACAACAAGACACCATGAAAACAAGCGGACGCATTGCATGCAGGCTTCCTTACACAGTGAAGGCACAGAAAGTTCAACTTTCACAAAAAACACTAGATCCACCGCACAGTCGGTTCCGGCCTCGGAGGAATGAACGATAAGCTTCTAACAGGTCTACCAAGAAGCAATGCGCCATACACAGCACAATCTTCCGGCACGCCAAGAAGGTCAGTCACCTTACGATCATATGTTGCCGCCGCAATCACATACCCACACCAACACCCACCAAGTCCGACTGATGAAGCGGCCAAATCCAGATAGGTAACAGCGACAACCGCATCCTCACGCGGCATAATTCCCTTTTGCGGACCATAAGCTACAGCAAGAGCTGGGGCATTCCGACAAACAAGATCGAGACCATTGTCCCACGCACGGACAATACCGGGTAAATGCAACCTGCCTGAAACCGCAGTCTCCCCTTCGGCCTCTCTCCGCATCCAATCCACCACGGAGTTGGCGACCAATGCGACTTTCTCTGGAGAATCAGCCACAGCCCACCGAGTTGGTCGGGCGTTATGAGCTGATGGACAGTATTCAGCAGTCTGAAGCAAAGATATAAGCATTGCCCGGCTCACAGGGGTCTCCTTGAAAGTGCGTACGGATCGACGCGCCCTGAGAAACTGTTCGCCTTGCGCCTGAGATATCCGCAAATCCTTTCTCTGTCGCACGGCTTCTGTCGGGAACCTTTCCAAAGCAATGGCCCCGGTAGGGCACACTGCCACACAATGCCCACACTCCAGACAGTACGCCTGTTTTTTTTCGTGTGGTACTGGCAACGCCCCGTTTTCAAAAACAATACATCCAGCGGGACATTCGGCGGCACAGAGTCCGTCCTTTATACATTTCTCAGAATTTATAGTGAACAAAGGCATTGGTTCTCCAGTGTCTATTTATTTGGAAAATGAATTGTACAGACAATTAAATTACGCAACCTAACGACAAGGGTCAACACACTCTCTCTATGCTCATTCCTTGCATAGAAAGACCTTACACCTTTGCAGAAAGGCTCTTTTTCAGTTAATGCAATTTTATGAAATTCCTATTGTGTAACATTGTGACATGCATTCTTCTCCTTTCAGCACTGCCATGTTTCGCGGATGAAACATTTCATGAAAAAAAAGAAGTCATTGTTGTTGTGAGTCACTATCCACCATGGAAAATCATCGAAGAAGACAACTTCAAGGGGATCGATATCGAATTAACAAGGACCTTGCTTCTTGAAGTCGGATATACGCCGCGCTTCATCGGCTGCCCCTGGATTCGCGGCATAAAAATGCTTGAAAATGGTGAGGCTGATCTTATCAGCGGCATTCTCAAACGATCTGACCGCGAAAAAACTATGACTTTTCTTGAACCTCCATACAAAACAAAATCAAGCAAGGCCTTCTTCATCCACAAGGACGGAATGGATATAGCTAACTATGAAGATCTCGACGGGAAAATTCTCGGCGTCCAACGAGGTGCCAAGTATTTTGAACGGTTCGACAACGACATCACATTGAACAAACAAATCATCCACAACAACGAACTCAACTTCAAAAAACTCGTGACGGGCCGAATTGATGCCCTCATTGTCACGGAAAGCATCGGCGATTATCTGGCTGCGGAAATGAATTTGAACCACATCGTAAAAAAAGCAT
This genomic window contains:
- a CDS encoding acetate--CoA ligase family protein, whose translation is MADSHFAFGSVQVAVNYDAINALFEEAHAEGRDSLFEYEVYDLLKESGAETPPKCVLLERGARPDDATLSSLTGDKVVLKIVSPTIVHKTEVGGVRVVENSPDAIRSAWRRMLYEVPENYVAFLERQSSTAPDHYQGLEGESLIQAVARDVRGVLMVQFMEPDSKEFGNELIVGIRKTREFGAVLGAGLGGTDTEIYAERFRKGQAVTLCSTAMTNGEQFFQLFKKTLSYKKLAGLTRGQRRIVTDEQLVECFSSFIDMANHYSPQNPDAPFHIEELEINPFAYADYLMVPLDGMCRFSRPGSVPAPRPVDKIASLLHPKTIGIIGVSASRMNFGRIILNNVLEAGFAKNDVRIIRPGVDAIDGVVCVSDLASLDRKLDLFVVAVSAQQVPALVDELVELDVANGVMLIPGGMGETEESKERAAEVIAKINAAHAQGTGPVFLGGNCMGVVSRPGNYDTWFIPEEKLPELKGSPHRAAFISQSGAFMLTRLSQCPELNPSYMISMGNQTDLTLGDMVAHFADSDAVDVIAVYAEGFNDMDGLAFCRSVRRAVLAGKDVVFYKAGRTPEGKSATSGHTASLAGDYPVCESCVRQAGAIVAQSFTQFENLFMLAERLHDKVIRGNRLAAMSGAGFEAVGMADSIQSDDYRMELAPLSKKTQAALNELFVKNRLDSLVTVTNPLDITPGSNDQVHADAIRILAEGPNVDAVVAGLDPMSPVMRTLADPDTPLTMDDERSIAALLAELLPTLDTPVIGVVDGGRQYDALEDRLKGVGLCTFRTSDLAVAALAQYIEGRLNAGALRQRV
- a CDS encoding substrate-binding periplasmic protein: MQCVRLFSWCLVVFVAASVMVGIAHARDVTVGIGFSLPPYVIKEEHAGLEVDIIRESFAAVGMNTQFMYLPKLRLPVAFADSMVDCVATNATYDMSYESGLESFDSDVTLVYQNYAVAMKRSGFNLQSINDLKDKVVLSFNNAVKYLGSEYAAMATENLQYKELADQSLQVRMLYSGRVQVVVSDKRIFLYWRKKLLSGSASEDIDIKQDVQFFSIFPPSPRNLSFKDRELCDAFNRGLRSLHKNGAYDVIVQRYAGIESE
- a CDS encoding nitroreductase family protein, with product MPLFTINSEKCIKDGLCAAECPAGCIVFENGALPVPHEKKQAYCLECGHCVAVCPTGAIALERFPTEAVRQRKDLRISQAQGEQFLRARRSVRTFKETPVSRAMLISLLQTAEYCPSAHNARPTRWAVADSPEKVALVANSVVDWMRREAEGETAVSGRLHLPGIVRAWDNGLDLVCRNAPALAVAYGPQKGIMPREDAVVAVTYLDLAASSVGLGGCWCGYVIAAATYDRKVTDLLGVPEDCAVYGALLLGRPVRSLSFIPPRPEPTVRWI
- a CDS encoding substrate-binding periplasmic protein — its product is MKFLLCNIVTCILLLSALPCFADETFHEKKEVIVVVSHYPPWKIIEEDNFKGIDIELTRTLLLEVGYTPRFIGCPWIRGIKMLENGEADLISGILKRSDREKTMTFLEPPYKTKSSKAFFIHKDGMDIANYEDLDGKILGVQRGAKYFERFDNDITLNKQIIHNNELNFKKLVTGRIDALIVTESIGDYLAAEMNLNHIVKKASFRHDKSVPVYFAISKKSRLISISKELMAATKRLKENGEFDRIINSFFEKLHAPH